A region from the Acyrthosiphon pisum isolate AL4f chromosome A1, pea_aphid_22Mar2018_4r6ur, whole genome shotgun sequence genome encodes:
- the LOC100163334 gene encoding activin receptor type-2B isoform X1: MEQQLWIWMWCSIVLLLTTCSCASRKKYEETKCHYYNQTSCDNNKNEKDCTSAIQNCKAGENDKPSYCYAVWTNDTKTNKLEIKLKGCFLNNVECQGQKQCKDKKEEMKPNGLMFCCCEGDFCNSEIMWDPIPTTPRIETTSAKPLRDENELIHTIVFSTIPLVAVASMFLFVYWVYKRRKIPQFSHWVPSSDSSHLGNCSPILSNRPIQLVEVKARGRYGAVWKALHKKDTVAVKIFPPQDKNSWLVEQDIYQLPHMQHDNMLSFIGAEKHASVIEGAKNEYWLITAYHDYGSLCDFLKSNILTWDQLCHIAQSMARGLMHLHEEIPSERADQYKPAIAHRDFKSNNVLLKHDLTACIADFGLALVFQPGKSCGDTHGQVGTRRYMAPEVLEGAINFSRDAFLRIDMYACGLVLWELATRCTAQQGAIPDYRLPFEEEVGQHPSLEDMQECVVHKKLRPAFKDSWKSHPGLIALCDTMEECWDHDAEARLSASCVMERITWQCRQYNGTAVTSLAP, from the exons atggAACAACAATTATGGATATGGATGTGGTGTAGTATTGTATTACTTCTAACAACTTGCAGTTGTGCTAGCCGCAAAAAATACGAAGAAACCAAATGCCACTATTACAACCAAACTTCTTGtgacaacaataaaaatgaaaaagattGTACTAGTGCTATTCAAAACTGTAAAGCTGGAGAAAATGATAAACCATCATATTGTTATGCTGTTTGGACGAACGATACCAAGACGAATAAACTAGAAATTAAGCTTAAG ggttgttttttaaacaatgttGAATGCCAAGGCCAAAAACAATGCAAGGACAAAAAAGAAGAAATGAAACCTAATGGCTTAATGTTTTGTTGTTGCGAAGGTGATTTTTGTAATTCGGAAATTATGTGGGATCCTATACCTACAACTCCTCGAATAGAGACTACAt CTGCAAAACCATTACGTGATGAGAATGAATTAATACATACTATAGTGTTTTCTACCATACCTTTGGTAGCTGTTGCAAGTATGTTTCTATTTGTCTATTGGGTTTACAAACGAAGAAAAATACCTCAATTTTCTCAT TGG GTTCCGTCGTCTGATAGCTCCCACTTAGGAAATTGTTCTCCAATACTTAGCAATCGTCCAATACAACTCGTTGAAGTGAAGGCAAGGGGTCGATATGGTGCTGTTTGGAAAGCTCTTCACAAGAAAGATACAGTGGCTGTTAAAATATTCCCTCCTCAG gaTAAAAATTCATGGTTGGTTGAACAAGACATTTATCAATTACCACACATGCAACACGATAATATGCTATCCTTCATTGGAGCTGAAAAACATGCTAGTGTTATTGAAGGTGCCAAAAATGAATATTGGTTGATTACCGCTTATCATGACTATGGATCATTATGCGACTtcttaaaatctaatatattaacttGGGATCAGCTTTGTCATATTGCCCAGTCTATGgctag ggGTTTGATGCATTTGCATGAAGAGATTCCATCAGAACGTGCAGATCAGTATAAGCCAGCCATTGCTCATAGAGATTTTAAGAGCAACAATGTTTTACTAAAACATGATTTAACTGCGTGTATTGCTGATTTTGGTCTTGCTTTGGTTTTTCAGCCAGGCAAGTCGTGTGGTGATACACATGGGCag gTTGGCACAAGAAGATACATGGCACCAGAAGTACTAGAAGGGGCGATAAATTTTTCCAGGGATGCGTTTTTAAGAATAGACATGTATGCATGTGGATTAGTACTATGGGAATTAGCAACCAGATGTACAGCACAACAAGGTGCTATACCAGATTATAGGTTACCTTTCGAAGAAGAAGTAGGACAACATCCATCATTGGAAGACATGCAAGAATGTGTAGTACATAAAAAACTAAGACCTGCTTTTAAAGATAGCTGGAAATCACATCca ggtTTAATAGCTCTGTGTGATACAATGGAAGAGTGTTGGGATCATGATGCTGAAGCTAGGCTGTCGGCATCATGTGTAATGGAACGCATTACATGGCAATGTCGTCAGTATAATGGAACGGCTGTAACATCGTTAGcaccttaa
- the LOC100163334 gene encoding activin receptor type-2B isoform X2 codes for MEQQLWIWMWCSIVLLLTTCSCASRKKYEETKCHYYNQTSCDNNKNEKDCTSAIQNCKAGENDKPSYCYAVWTNDTKTNKLEIKLKGCFLNNVECQGQKQCKDKKEEMKPNGLMFCCCEGDFCNSEIMWDPIPTTPRIETTSAKPLRDENELIHTIVFSTIPLVAVASMFLFVYWVYKRRKIPQFSHVPSSDSSHLGNCSPILSNRPIQLVEVKARGRYGAVWKALHKKDTVAVKIFPPQDKNSWLVEQDIYQLPHMQHDNMLSFIGAEKHASVIEGAKNEYWLITAYHDYGSLCDFLKSNILTWDQLCHIAQSMARGLMHLHEEIPSERADQYKPAIAHRDFKSNNVLLKHDLTACIADFGLALVFQPGKSCGDTHGQVGTRRYMAPEVLEGAINFSRDAFLRIDMYACGLVLWELATRCTAQQGAIPDYRLPFEEEVGQHPSLEDMQECVVHKKLRPAFKDSWKSHPGLIALCDTMEECWDHDAEARLSASCVMERITWQCRQYNGTAVTSLAP; via the exons atggAACAACAATTATGGATATGGATGTGGTGTAGTATTGTATTACTTCTAACAACTTGCAGTTGTGCTAGCCGCAAAAAATACGAAGAAACCAAATGCCACTATTACAACCAAACTTCTTGtgacaacaataaaaatgaaaaagattGTACTAGTGCTATTCAAAACTGTAAAGCTGGAGAAAATGATAAACCATCATATTGTTATGCTGTTTGGACGAACGATACCAAGACGAATAAACTAGAAATTAAGCTTAAG ggttgttttttaaacaatgttGAATGCCAAGGCCAAAAACAATGCAAGGACAAAAAAGAAGAAATGAAACCTAATGGCTTAATGTTTTGTTGTTGCGAAGGTGATTTTTGTAATTCGGAAATTATGTGGGATCCTATACCTACAACTCCTCGAATAGAGACTACAt CTGCAAAACCATTACGTGATGAGAATGAATTAATACATACTATAGTGTTTTCTACCATACCTTTGGTAGCTGTTGCAAGTATGTTTCTATTTGTCTATTGGGTTTACAAACGAAGAAAAATACCTCAATTTTCTCAT GTTCCGTCGTCTGATAGCTCCCACTTAGGAAATTGTTCTCCAATACTTAGCAATCGTCCAATACAACTCGTTGAAGTGAAGGCAAGGGGTCGATATGGTGCTGTTTGGAAAGCTCTTCACAAGAAAGATACAGTGGCTGTTAAAATATTCCCTCCTCAG gaTAAAAATTCATGGTTGGTTGAACAAGACATTTATCAATTACCACACATGCAACACGATAATATGCTATCCTTCATTGGAGCTGAAAAACATGCTAGTGTTATTGAAGGTGCCAAAAATGAATATTGGTTGATTACCGCTTATCATGACTATGGATCATTATGCGACTtcttaaaatctaatatattaacttGGGATCAGCTTTGTCATATTGCCCAGTCTATGgctag ggGTTTGATGCATTTGCATGAAGAGATTCCATCAGAACGTGCAGATCAGTATAAGCCAGCCATTGCTCATAGAGATTTTAAGAGCAACAATGTTTTACTAAAACATGATTTAACTGCGTGTATTGCTGATTTTGGTCTTGCTTTGGTTTTTCAGCCAGGCAAGTCGTGTGGTGATACACATGGGCag gTTGGCACAAGAAGATACATGGCACCAGAAGTACTAGAAGGGGCGATAAATTTTTCCAGGGATGCGTTTTTAAGAATAGACATGTATGCATGTGGATTAGTACTATGGGAATTAGCAACCAGATGTACAGCACAACAAGGTGCTATACCAGATTATAGGTTACCTTTCGAAGAAGAAGTAGGACAACATCCATCATTGGAAGACATGCAAGAATGTGTAGTACATAAAAAACTAAGACCTGCTTTTAAAGATAGCTGGAAATCACATCca ggtTTAATAGCTCTGTGTGATACAATGGAAGAGTGTTGGGATCATGATGCTGAAGCTAGGCTGTCGGCATCATGTGTAATGGAACGCATTACATGGCAATGTCGTCAGTATAATGGAACGGCTGTAACATCGTTAGcaccttaa
- the LOC100159994 gene encoding bystin (The RefSeq protein has 1 substitution compared to this genomic sequence) — MGKTKKKNMRSGVDKPYPNLADQIVSDRVVSKKKEPKIRLRQDEREEVIGSQLSRRILDQVREQKQEIAESEGTNKNLLTSLGSGSDSEEDEEEKPMFGEGEDEDYYEQLEINADDEKALEMFMSKKPEARLTLADMILEKITEKQTEIQTQFTDAESVQLQDVDPRVIQMYKGVKQVLTTYRSGKLPKAFKLIPKLRNWEQILYITEPSTWSAAAMYQGVRIFASNLKENMAQRFYNLVLLPRVRDDIDEYKKLNFHLYQALKKALFKPGAFMKGILIPLCESGTCTLREAIIIGSVIGKNSIPMLHSAAAILKLAEMEYNGATSIFLRILFDKKYALPYRVVDAVVFHFLGFEHDDRELPVLWHQSFLTFAQRYKTDISSEQKKALLKLLRTKSHHTITPDIRRELESSKCRDIEMPEPM; from the exons atggggaagacaaaaaaaaagaatatgagAAGTGGAGTTGACAAGCCATATCCTAATTTGGCCGATCAGATTGTTAGTGATCGGGTAGTCTCAAAAAAGAAAGAACCAAAGATACGGTTACGCCAGGATGAAAGAGAAGAG gttaTTGGTTCACAACTGTCCAGACGTATATTGGATCAAGTAAGAGAACAAAAGCAAGAAATAACTGAAAGCG AGGGCACAAACAAAAATCTACTCACATCATTAGGCTCAGGATCTGATTCAGAGGAAGATGAAGAAGAAAAACCAATGTTTGGCGAAGGAGAAGATGAAGATTATTATGAACAACtg gaaattaaTGCAGATGATGAAAAAGCTCTAGAAATGTTTATGTCTAAAAAACCTGAAGCTCGATTAACTTTAGCTGATATGATCTTGgaaaaaattactgaaaaacaAACTGAAATTCAAACTCAATTTACAGATGCTGAAA GTGTCCAATTACAAGATGTAGATCCACGTGTAATTCAAATGTACAAAGGTGTTAAACAAGTGCTAACTACATATCGAAGTGGAAAATTGCCTAAAGCATTCAAATTGATTCCAAAATTGCGAAATTGGGAGCAAATTTTGTACATAACTG AGCCTTCTACATGGAGTGCTGCAGCAATGTATCAGGGTGTTCGTATATTCGCAtctaatttaaaagaaaatatggcTCAAAGATTCTACAATCTTGTTTTGCTACCTAGAGTTAGAGATGATATAGAcgagtataaaaaattaaattttcatcttTATCAAGCATTGAAAAAAGCTTTGTTCAAACCTGGAGCTTTCATGAAAGGAATACTTATTCCCTTGTGtgaa agTGGTACTTGTACTTTACGAGAGGCGATTATTATTGGATCAGTTATAGGCAAAAATTCTATCCCAATGTTACATTCAGCAGCAGCTATATTGAAATTAGCTGAGATGGAATATAATGGAGCTACATCAATATTTCTCAGAAtactttttgataaaaaatatgctcTTCCATATAGGGTTGTAGATGCAGTTGTTTTCCATTTTCTTGG aTTTGAGCATGATGACAGAGAATTGCCAGTTTTGTGGCATCAATCGTTTTTAACATTTGCTCAACGTTATAAGACAGATATAAGCTCTGAACAGAAAAAAGCATTGTTAAAGTTACTCAGAACAAAATCACATCACACTATTACACCAGACATTCGCCGTGAATTAGAAAGCTCCAAATGTAGAGATATAGAAATGCCTGAGCCTATGTAA